GCAGACAAACTGCACACATTACCCTGCCCATGCTGAGCACAAATGAGCCTGATTTTggctgtaaaatatttcagtgccACTTTAGGACCAGAGagttacagaaaatacagagtGAAGGCAGCTGAAACAGTCATCTTGTTCATCTGCTCTTAGTGAAGACCAGCTCTTCTTCAGTCACTGCCAGCAGATGTCTCTCCACTCTGTTTTCTTAGCCCCCTAATGGCAGAAAAGCCCAATTATTAGCTTCGTGCGAGGCCCTTGTGCCTTGCTCAGACTTTACCACCACGTTTAGGCCGTTGGGTGTCCGTAAGGGTGTTGCAACCATGTTGGTGGGGAAGAGCAGTTCATGCAACAGTGTCTGTGCCAAAGCTTTCAATCTTCAATCCatctgagaattttttttttttttttttttctcttgggagCAGAGCAACTTCTTTTAACCATTAATTAAGCAGTGAAATCAAGGGCAAATGTGGTTGGAATTTCAAGAGCCAGTCATGTTCTGCAGCCTGGCCAAGGCCTCTGCAAGCAGCAGAACAGTTTGAAAGAACAAGCTGTGAACAATCATGGGATTTGAGGAAGGAAAATCTACTTTTCTGGGGATTTATTAAGTGCCAGTAAAACTGCTGCCCCTTACTAAACCCCTCTGGCTGGAGGGATTTACTACCCCAACTCTCTTACCAGTTCATCTTCACACTCATCCCGTGCGAGACCTTCCTCCTCACCCTCGTCCCCGTTGAGCGGCTCCTCCGTGTTGGCCTCTGCCTCTGATGCTGTGTCTTCTTGTGAGACTTCACTTTTGCTGCCATCCGCCTTCTTCCGAACCTCTGTGAGGGCAAGAGCCATGGCCAAGGCCCCAGCatcaggggctgggggtggccGTGGCCACAACCTGATCACACAAATCCCCTGGGCCcccaaatccagctggcaggtAAATATTTGAGTTAGGTTTTTGTCTGCTATGGGAGGTTTTGCTCATTTTGAGGGAAGGAACCCTGGAGAGGGCTGGGCAGGACTTTGTTCTGCATGTGAGTGTGGTAGGCttgggggagaaggaggaggaggaagaagaggaggaggaagaggaggagaaggagaaggagaaggagaaggaggagaaggagaaggagaaggagaaggagaaggagaaggagaaggagaaggggagaggagaggagaggagaggagaggagaggagaggagaggagagaagaggagaagagaagagaagagaaataggAACAGAATAATAgaacaaaaaagtaaattaaagaaatacaaactataagacaaaagaaaaataaatctcatcATTTAAAACCCCAGTTTCCTAATTTGAGGAATTTTGTCCTGTGTTTCCACCCTGGAACCTGAGGTTGGATGGACACCTCCCTGTCAGAGCCCAGAGGTTTCCaggccagctctgcaggacacGTCCCagtgctccctgcccagccctgaggCTCCCGTGTGCACCCAACTGACCTGTGGAcagcctctgctcctcagcaatCTGCTCCAGCCGGCCCAGGAGAGCATCAATGTTGGATTTGATCTGTGTCAGCTCAGTTTTGATTGTCTGCAGCTCGCTGCACTTCActtgggagggagggagggaggaggaagagaaaaggcatttagtgcctggcagagctgctgaggtgCCTGGCCCAAGTCACCTGGGGTCAATGGGTGCTGAGGGGGCTGCTGGTGGTCCTGTGCACCCAAAAAAGCCCGTGTGCCCTTTGTCCAGGCACGTTGTGGGGGCTGACACTGGGCTTTGGCACGCTCAGGTTGTGCTGGCACACTCCCCTGGTACGCTGGCAGCCCGTGGGCTTCTGAAAAGCCCTCGCTTGGGCTGCTGTTTCcagatgtttggggttttttttccaagtttccCCTGGGAGGACCTGGTGCTGTAGGTGCCTGGCTGGGGTTGGGAGGTCCCCCTGTCCCCCCCGCCGTGTCCCCTCACGCACACACTCACACTTCAGCCTGGCCGAGCTGTTGGCGATGGCGGCCGAGCGGGCGAAGAGCTTGACCGGGAGGGCGGCCTTCACACGCCGGACCAGGGGGATGGTGACACGGGGCCTCTTCACCGGGACCACCCTGGGCACCGGGGAGACACGGCCCCGGTACTCGAAGAGCCTGGAGTTGGGACAGAGGGGGCTGAAGagccctgcagcatcccccGGCCCTGCGGTGACATCCGCGGGTGACACGACCAGCCCTCAGCCACGAGCCGGGGCACAGCCTGGGGCTCCTGCTCCccgtgtggggctgggggatcCCCCTGCACCCCACCTCGCTGCAGGGAAGGTCCTGCCCCACGGAAACCCCCCCCCGGGCTGGTGCTGCCCCTGCTCACCTGTCGTAGAAGTCATCCCTGTAATAGTCGTAGT
This sequence is a window from Apus apus isolate bApuApu2 chromosome 15, bApuApu2.pri.cur, whole genome shotgun sequence. Protein-coding genes within it:
- the RALY gene encoding RNA-binding protein Raly, with translation MSLKVQTSNITNKNDPKSINSRVFIGNLNTAVVKKSDVETIFSKYGRVVGCSVHKGYAFVQYSNERHARAAVLGENGRVLAGQTLDINMAGEPKPNRPKGLKRAASTLYSGYDFDYDYYRDDFYDRLFEYRGRVSPVPRVVPVKRPRVTIPLVRRVKAALPVKLFARSAAIANSSARLKLKCSELQTIKTELTQIKSNIDALLGRLEQIAEEQRLSTEVRKKADGSKSEVSQEDTASEAEANTEEPLNGDEGEEEGLARDECEDELENSHYTDVEDARLQ